From Haemorhous mexicanus isolate bHaeMex1 chromosome 2, bHaeMex1.pri, whole genome shotgun sequence, the proteins below share one genomic window:
- the LOC132323301 gene encoding homeobox protein NANOG-like: protein MCAHLALPPCPAYPGGAARGYLELCWSAAGAAGQAPSAAGPAGSAAAGHSPEAAGRRHTAEVSPASSSSGNFSQFTPDSATSPHSSSSSPQPTAKSQKGREYGVEGIRKTKSRTAFSKEQLLTLHQRFQSQKYLSPQQIRELAVALGLTYKQVKTWFQNRRMKLKRCQKQSLWSERAQCLTQSGFQSGTYLDVHPKFHQGYPITTAANMQTMPAPCQHYGAGQNAYTIVTSEDGGVFGKGGGTCSVQQTVGFIAQHKVDFYHSCPGSVEYPGSKTGDGCNFHHSATMGAPFPTAASHHLYHS, encoded by the exons ATGTGCGCGCACTTGGCGCTGCCGCCGTGCCCCGCGTACCCCGGCGGGGCTGCCAGGGGGtacctggagctctgctggagcGCGGCGGGGGCCGCAGGACAGGCGCCCTCAGCCGCCGGGCCCGCGGGAAGCGCCGCGGCCGGGCACTCTCCGGAGGCTGCGGGCAGGAGGCACACGGCAG aaGTATCCCCAGCTTCATCCAGTTCTGGGAATTTCAGCCAATTCACACCAGATTCAGCCACTAGTCCACATTCCTCATCCTCGTCCCCACAGCCTACAGCTAAGTCTCAGAAGGGCAGAGAATATGGTGTGGAGGGGATCAGGAAGACCAAGAGCCGGACAGCTTTCTCCAAGGAGCAGCTGCTAACCCTGCACCAGCGCTTCCAGAGCCAGAAGTACCTCAGCCCCCAGCAGATCCGGGAGCTGGCTGTTGCCCTGGGGCTCACCTACAAGCAG gTGAAGACTTGGTTCCAGAACCGGAGGATGAAGCTGAAAAGGTGCCAGAAGCAGAGCCTGTGGAGTGAACGGGCTCAGTGTCTCACGCAA AGTGGCTTCCAGAGCGGTACTTACCTGGATGtgcaccccaaattccaccagGGCTACCccatcaccacagctgccaACATGCAAACCATGCCTGCCCCCTGTCAGCACTATGGAGCAGGGCAGAATGCTTACACAATCGTGACCAGCGAGGATGGAGGAGTCTTTGGCAAAGGCGGGGGGACCTGCAGTGTCCAGCAGACAGTGGGCTTCATTGCTCAGCACAAAGTAGACTTTTACCACAGCTGTCCTGGCAGTGTGGAATATCCAGGCTCCAAGACGGGTGATGGCTGTAATTTTCACCACTCAGCCACTATGGGGGCTCCTTTCCCAACTGCTGCCAGCCATCATCTTTATCATTCCTAA
- the LOC132324261 gene encoding homeobox protein NANOG-like, which produces MTMAVTIPSNQGQAGADLKHPPHLPPKERLSAGCRQSRRSPRLMLGAGGPGPAMSAHLATPQYLLYPGAARYGDYYWLSAGGMDSVPTEEAPALDALPLPAAKTPSPSVDSPASSSSGTLTQYHTPDSATSPTAVGSPSPHSSLQKVKAQGKGVVKTGKSRTAFSQEQLKALHQRFQSQKYLSPQQIRELAAALQLTYKQVKTWFQNQRMKFKRCQKESQWIDKGMYLPQNGVHQPAYLDIAPTFHQVFPAGSSRNFQAVSNVHQAYSSGQTYGNGQNLYSFPSVEDEGLFGKGGTSCNTQQTMGLLSQQMNFYHSYFDNIDYVSLEVEDTFNFQSTSDTVTPFSSSPIQNQCQLPWHPMGTQSGYESHV; this is translated from the exons ATGACAATGGCCGTGACAATACCCTCCaaccaaggccaggctggggcgGACTTAAAGCATCCCCCCCATCTCCCCCCAAAGGAGCGCCTGTCCGCGGGCTGCCGACAGTCTCGACGGTCACCTCGACTCATGCTTGGGGCAGGGGGACCCGGCCCGGCCATGAGCGCCCACCTAGCCACGCCGCAATACCTGCTCTACCCCGGCGCGGCCAGGTACGGGGACTATTACTGGCTCTCCGCAGGCGGCATGGACAGCGTGCCCACCGAGGAGGCTCCGGCGCTGGACGCGCTCCCGCTGCCCGCGGCCAAGACGCCCAGTCCCTCAG ttGACTCTCCAGCTTCCTCCAGTTCTGGGACACTCACCCAGTACCACACCCCCGACTCCGCCACCAGCCCCACCGCAGTGGGGAGCCCGTCTCCCCACTCCTCTCTCCAGAAAGTCAAGGCGCAAGGCAAGGGTGTGGTGAAGACGGGTAAGAGCCGTACAGCCTTCTCgcaggagcagctgaaagcCCTACACCAGCGCTTCCAGAGCCAGAAGTACCTCAGCCCCCAGCAGATCCgggagctggctgctgcccttCAACTCACCTACAAGCAG GTAAAAACATGGTTTCAGAACCAGCGGATGAAATTTAAGCGTTGCCAAAAGGAGAGCCAGTGGATAGATaaagggatgtatttaccacAG AATGGGGTTCATCAGCCTGCATACCTGGATATAGCACCCACGTTCCACCAGGTCTTCCCTGCCGGTTCCAGCAGGAACTTTCAGGCTGTGTCCAACGTGCACCAGGCTTACAGCAGCGGACAGACTTACGGAAATGGGCAGAACCTGTACTCGTTCCCGTCTGTGGAGGATGAGGGGCTCTTTGGAAAAGGTGGGACAAGCTGCAATACCCAGCAAACCATGGGTTTATTAAGCCAGCAAATGAACTTCTATCACAGCTACTTTGACAATATAGATTATGTCAGCTTGGAGGTTGAAGACACCTTCAACTTCCAGAGCACCTCTGACACTGTCACACCATTTTCAAGCTCTCCTATACAGAATCAATGCCAGTTACCTTGGCATCCCATGGGGACCCAGAGTGGGTATGAGTCTCATGtttga